From one Rhodovulum sp. ES.010 genomic stretch:
- a CDS encoding peptidase: MTYCVGMVLERGLAFMSDTRTNAGLDNFSTFRKMTHWATPGDRVITLMSAGNLATTQAVISLLNERPKAPDEREPSLLGVPSIFQAARLVAETLREVIDRHRDGGPRAESTFNATLILGGQIKGGPPRMFLIYPEGNFIEAGADTPFFQIGEMKYGRPILVRAYDPALSYADAMKLLLVSFDSTLKANLTVGAPFDYHLYETDSLRLGRTGRIEADDVYFQTISERWGDALKSALKGLPSQEF, from the coding sequence ATGACCTATTGTGTGGGAATGGTGCTCGAGCGCGGGCTGGCCTTCATGTCGGACACCCGCACCAATGCCGGGCTCGACAATTTCTCGACCTTCCGCAAGATGACCCACTGGGCGACCCCCGGCGACCGGGTGATCACCCTGATGAGCGCGGGCAACCTCGCTACCACGCAGGCGGTGATCAGCCTTCTGAACGAACGCCCCAAGGCGCCCGACGAGCGGGAGCCGAGCCTGTTGGGCGTGCCCTCGATATTCCAGGCCGCGCGGCTGGTGGCCGAGACGCTGCGCGAGGTGATCGACCGGCATCGCGATGGCGGCCCTCGGGCGGAATCGACCTTCAACGCCACGCTGATTCTCGGCGGCCAGATCAAGGGCGGGCCGCCCAGGATGTTCCTGATCTACCCCGAGGGCAATTTCATCGAGGCCGGCGCGGACACGCCGTTCTTCCAGATCGGCGAGATGAAATACGGCCGGCCGATCCTGGTGCGCGCCTATGACCCCGCGCTCAGCTACGCCGACGCGATGAAGCTGTTGCTCGTCAGCTTCGACTCCACGCTGAAGGCGAACCTGACGGTGGGGGCGCCCTTCGACTATCACCTTTATGAGACCGACAGTCTCCGGCTCGGCCGCACCGGGCGGATCGAGGCCGACGATGTCTATTTCCAGACGATCTCCGAACGCTGGGGCGATGCGCTGAAGTCGGCGCTGAAGGGGCTGCCGTCGCAGGAGTTCTGA
- a CDS encoding transglutaminase family protein, translating to MRLRIAHTTRYRFDAPVTFGLQQLRKTPKSGRQQEVLSWTTTVTGGTQELFFDDHHHNRVDLISFGGAAPELTVTCEGEVEMRETHGIVGRHIGPAPLWLFRRYTPRTKPGPGVRALLRDLDGATDLDGLHALSALIRARVAYEIGTSDAGWGTEEALAAGRGVCQDHTHIFITCARELGLPARYVSGYLRLDDREEQDAMHAWAEAHVEGLGWVGFDVSNGISPDIRYIRVATGLDYAEAAPVTGLRHGGSGEALSVEIEVAQQ from the coding sequence ATGCGCCTGAGAATCGCCCACACCACGCGCTACCGGTTCGACGCCCCCGTCACCTTCGGCCTGCAGCAACTCCGCAAGACCCCGAAATCGGGCCGCCAGCAGGAGGTGCTTTCCTGGACCACAACCGTGACCGGCGGCACGCAGGAATTGTTCTTCGACGACCATCACCACAACCGGGTGGACCTGATCAGCTTTGGCGGCGCGGCGCCCGAACTGACCGTCACCTGCGAGGGCGAAGTGGAGATGCGGGAAACCCACGGCATCGTCGGCCGCCATATCGGGCCCGCACCGCTGTGGCTGTTCCGCCGCTACACGCCGCGCACGAAACCCGGCCCCGGCGTGCGCGCCCTGCTGCGGGATCTCGACGGCGCGACCGATCTGGACGGCCTTCACGCCCTCTCGGCGCTGATCCGCGCGCGCGTCGCCTACGAGATCGGCACCTCGGACGCCGGGTGGGGCACCGAAGAGGCGTTGGCCGCCGGGCGCGGGGTTTGCCAGGACCATACGCATATCTTCATCACCTGCGCCCGCGAGCTGGGCCTGCCGGCACGTTATGTCTCGGGCTATCTGCGGCTCGACGACCGCGAGGAGCAGGACGCGATGCATGCCTGGGCCGAGGCCCATGTCGAGGGGCTGGGTTGGGTCGGCTTCGACGTGTCCAATGGCATCTCGCCCGATATCCGGTATATCCGCGTGGCGACCGGGCTCGACTATGCCGAGGCCGCGCCGGTGACTGGGCTGCGCCACGGCGGGTCCGGCGAGGCGCTGTCGGTCGAGATCGAGGTGGCGCAGCAGTAA
- a CDS encoding alpha-E domain-containing protein yields MLGKTANGLFWMYRYLERAENVARLTETGQRIALTNSGGDEEWRPVLQTAGVCDGFDAANEKVTKEEAIDWMLRAKGNPSSVLSCVAAARQNARTVRTALTNDVWEATNATYMTVSDLLARKLNERDLPHVLDTVRQRTALVRGATMGTMLRNDIYDFARIGTFLERADNTARILDVKYYVLLPSIAAVGSSIDNVQWETILRSVSARGGFRMEYGSGGGAREIARFLILDKRMPRSLAFCTRKIRDNLRYLCSTYGCWPKSFEMVDHMERFYLSHEIDAIFDYGLHEYIQKLLSLLVVIGRQIEADYRFYE; encoded by the coding sequence ATGCTGGGCAAGACCGCCAACGGGCTGTTCTGGATGTACCGCTACCTGGAGCGGGCCGAGAATGTCGCGCGCCTGACCGAGACCGGCCAGAGGATCGCGCTGACCAATTCGGGCGGCGACGAGGAATGGCGTCCGGTGCTGCAGACCGCGGGCGTCTGCGACGGGTTCGACGCCGCAAACGAGAAGGTGACGAAGGAGGAGGCCATCGACTGGATGCTTCGGGCGAAGGGCAACCCCTCCTCCGTCCTGTCCTGCGTGGCCGCCGCGCGGCAGAACGCCCGCACCGTGCGCACCGCGCTGACGAACGATGTCTGGGAGGCGACCAACGCCACCTACATGACGGTGTCGGACCTACTGGCCCGCAAGCTGAACGAGCGCGACCTGCCCCATGTGCTCGACACGGTCCGCCAGCGCACGGCGCTGGTCAGGGGGGCCACGATGGGCACGATGCTGCGCAACGACATCTACGATTTCGCCCGCATCGGCACCTTCCTTGAACGCGCCGACAACACCGCGCGGATCCTCGACGTCAAATACTACGTGCTGCTGCCCTCGATCGCGGCCGTGGGCTCCTCCATCGACAACGTGCAGTGGGAAACGATCCTGCGCTCGGTCTCGGCGCGGGGCGGGTTCCGCATGGAATACGGCAGCGGCGGCGGCGCGCGCGAGATCGCGCGCTTCCTGATCCTGGACAAGCGGATGCCGCGCAGCCTGGCGTTCTGCACGCGCAAGATCCGCGACAACCTGCGCTATCTCTGCTCCACTTACGGCTGCTGGCCCAAGAGCTTCGAGATGGTGGACCACATGGAGCGATTCTACCTCAGCCACGAGATCGACGCGATCTTCGACTACGGCCTGCACGAATACATCCAGAAGCTCTTGAGCCTGCTCGTCGTGATCGGACGGCAGATCGAGGCCGATTACCGGTTCTACGAGTGA
- a CDS encoding circularly permuted type 2 ATP-grasp protein: protein MGEAATFDEMWGREGTLRAPYAAFKTWFDGEEPARLRAKQREAEELFRLTGITFNVYGRAEAEERLIPFDLVPRIISGREWQKLSKGIEQRVRAINAFLHDIYGRQEIVRAGRIPEEMINRNDAFLPQMIGVRPPGGVYTHIVGIDLVRTSDNEFYVLEDNARTPSGVSYMLENRETMLQMFPELFARNRVASVQTYPARLHRSLTACAPDAAEGAPTVAVLTPGLYNSAYFEHAFLADEMGVDLVEGHDLRVVDGRVAMRTTQGYKPIDVLYRRVDDEFLDPLNFSPDSTLGVPGIMDVYRAGRITIANAPGTGIADDKAIYSYMPEIVEFYTGERPLLENVPTWRCSEPGALAYVLDNLADLVVKEVHGSGGYGMLIGPTATKKDIAAFRRKLKARPGNYIAQPTLSLSTVPIFTRKGLAPRHVDLRPFVLVSPAGVSITPGGLTRVALKKGSLVVNSSQGGGTKDTWVLED, encoded by the coding sequence ATGGGTGAGGCAGCAACCTTTGACGAGATGTGGGGGCGGGAGGGGACGCTGCGTGCGCCCTATGCCGCGTTCAAGACCTGGTTCGACGGCGAAGAGCCCGCGCGGCTTCGGGCCAAGCAGCGCGAGGCGGAAGAGCTGTTCCGGCTGACCGGCATCACCTTCAACGTCTACGGCCGCGCCGAGGCGGAGGAGCGGCTGATCCCCTTCGACCTCGTGCCGCGGATCATCTCGGGCCGGGAATGGCAGAAGCTCTCGAAAGGGATCGAGCAGCGGGTGCGTGCGATCAACGCCTTTCTGCACGACATCTACGGTCGGCAGGAGATCGTGCGCGCCGGCCGCATCCCCGAGGAGATGATCAACCGCAACGACGCCTTCCTGCCGCAGATGATCGGGGTGCGTCCTCCGGGTGGCGTCTATACCCATATCGTCGGCATCGACCTGGTGCGGACCTCGGACAACGAATTCTACGTGCTCGAGGACAATGCGCGCACGCCGAGCGGGGTCAGCTACATGCTGGAGAACCGCGAAACGATGCTGCAGATGTTCCCCGAGCTTTTCGCGCGGAACCGGGTGGCCTCGGTGCAGACCTACCCGGCACGGCTGCACCGCTCGCTGACCGCCTGCGCGCCGGATGCCGCCGAGGGTGCGCCCACGGTCGCGGTGCTGACGCCGGGGCTCTACAACTCCGCCTATTTCGAACACGCCTTCCTCGCCGACGAGATGGGGGTGGACCTGGTCGAGGGGCATGACCTGCGCGTGGTCGACGGCCGCGTGGCGATGCGCACGACGCAGGGTTACAAGCCCATCGACGTGCTCTACCGCCGGGTGGACGACGAGTTCCTCGACCCGCTGAACTTCAGCCCCGACAGCACGCTCGGCGTGCCCGGCATCATGGATGTCTACCGCGCGGGACGCATCACCATCGCCAATGCGCCGGGCACCGGGATCGCCGACGACAAGGCGATCTACAGCTACATGCCCGAGATCGTGGAATTCTATACCGGCGAGCGACCGCTGCTGGAGAACGTGCCGACCTGGCGCTGCTCGGAGCCCGGCGCGCTGGCCTATGTGCTCGACAATCTCGCGGATCTGGTGGTCAAGGAGGTGCACGGCTCGGGCGGCTACGGCATGCTAATCGGCCCGACCGCGACCAAGAAGGACATCGCCGCCTTCCGCCGCAAGCTGAAGGCGCGGCCCGGCAACTACATCGCGCAGCCCACGCTGTCGCTGTCCACCGTGCCGATCTTCACCCGCAAGGGGCTGGCGCCGCGCCACGTTGACCTGCGCCCCTTCGTGCTGGTCAGCCCGGCAGGCGTGTCGATCACGCCCGGGGGACTGACGCGGGTCGCACTCAAGAAAGGGTCGCTGGTGGTGAACTCCTCCCAGGGCGGCGGAACCAAGGACACCTGGGTGCTCGAGGATTAG
- a CDS encoding NAD(P)H-dependent oxidoreductase: MNLAALAAEAAARGAPVRAGLIGAGKFGSMFLAQVPTIPGLEVTAIADLDLGRARAACRTVGWDDARIAATVFDGDGDGTRLAARDDVDVVIEATGHPRAGIAHARAAIAAGKHVVMVNVEADVLAGPAIAREAAAAGVVYSMAYGDQPALVAEMVDWARAAGFRVTAAGKGTKYLPAYHRVTPDDVWSHYGLTPKEAARAGMNPQMFNSFLDGTKSAIEMVAIANACGLDVPAAGLSFPACGVDDLAHVLRPRDLGGQLEGRGMVETVSSLERDGRPVFRDLRWGVYVVFEAPTDYAAACFSQYGLPTDSTGRFAAMYKPFHLIGLELSISVLSAALRGEPTGCAREMRGTVVAVAKRDLKAGEVLDGEGGHTVWGKAQPVVAAPDALPIGLAHRVTVRRNIARGEVLAMTDVMLPDDPAVALYRDLVGAVSPG; this comes from the coding sequence ATGAACCTGGCAGCATTGGCCGCCGAGGCGGCGGCGCGGGGCGCGCCGGTCAGGGCGGGGCTGATCGGCGCGGGCAAGTTCGGCTCGATGTTCCTGGCGCAGGTCCCGACGATTCCGGGTCTGGAAGTCACCGCGATCGCCGATCTGGACCTGGGCCGCGCGCGCGCCGCCTGCCGCACCGTGGGCTGGGACGACGCGCGGATCGCCGCCACGGTCTTCGACGGCGACGGCGACGGCACCCGGCTCGCCGCCCGCGACGACGTCGACGTGGTGATCGAGGCCACCGGCCACCCGCGCGCCGGCATCGCCCACGCCCGCGCGGCGATTGCGGCGGGCAAGCATGTCGTCATGGTCAATGTCGAGGCCGACGTGCTGGCCGGCCCGGCAATCGCGCGCGAGGCGGCGGCGGCCGGCGTGGTTTATTCCATGGCCTATGGCGACCAGCCGGCGCTGGTGGCCGAGATGGTCGACTGGGCGCGCGCCGCGGGGTTTCGCGTGACCGCCGCCGGTAAGGGCACGAAATACCTGCCCGCCTATCACCGCGTCACGCCGGACGACGTGTGGTCCCATTACGGGCTGACGCCCAAGGAAGCGGCGCGGGCGGGGATGAACCCGCAGATGTTCAACTCCTTCCTCGACGGCACGAAAAGCGCCATCGAGATGGTCGCCATCGCGAACGCATGCGGGCTGGATGTGCCCGCCGCGGGGCTGTCCTTCCCGGCCTGCGGGGTGGACGACCTCGCCCACGTGCTGCGCCCGCGCGACCTCGGTGGACAGCTCGAGGGGCGGGGCATGGTCGAGACCGTGTCCTCGCTGGAACGTGACGGCCGTCCGGTGTTTCGCGACCTGCGCTGGGGCGTCTACGTGGTGTTCGAGGCGCCCACAGATTATGCCGCCGCCTGTTTCTCCCAGTACGGGCTGCCGACGGATTCCACGGGCCGCTTCGCCGCGATGTACAAGCCCTTCCACCTGATCGGGCTGGAACTGTCGATCTCGGTTCTCAGCGCCGCGCTGCGGGGTGAGCCAACCGGATGCGCGCGCGAGATGCGCGGCACGGTCGTCGCGGTGGCCAAGCGCGACCTGAAGGCCGGCGAGGTGCTGGACGGCGAGGGCGGTCATACCGTCTGGGGCAAGGCGCAGCCGGTGGTGGCGGCACCTGACGCGCTGCCCATAGGGCTGGCCCACCGCGTGACGGTGAGGCGCAACATCGCGCGCGGCGAAGTGCTGGCCATGACGGACGTCATG